One Primulina eburnea isolate SZY01 chromosome 4, ASM2296580v1, whole genome shotgun sequence genomic window, TATGCTCGAACGGCCCCTATTTGCTGAGTGatgatcatatcactcaccccttactccATCTCCCTATATAAGCCTAAAGATCATATAGATGAAAAAGAACATAACCAGTTTTGGGGATGGTTATGGTCAAATGTAATGTTTCGTTTAGGTTCTATTTGTTTTTCCGTTGTAAGCACTTCCGTATAATTTTTATCGTTTTAGAATTTACGTTGTAAAAACAATTTCATATTTGATTATGACTTGtaaactgttttttttttttttttataatgtaCTACGAGACTTGTTGCTTTCAATTGTGTGACTGTAAAACAACGTCGATGTCGACTAATTCTGGTCTCGTGACGTGACACGGAcgattcattctcaatgcaTAGATCGTTTGGCTTCTTTAGTGCGATCCAAGCAAGGAACATAGCATCTAATCATGGACCGGATTTGATGATCAAGAGGATGAAGATCTGTTCGTAAAAATATACAAGAAGAGCCATCTCCGCTAACCCCGGATTGGTTTGATGTCCAGCGTTATATACACGCAGGTATAGAAActaaaacaccctatggatGTTAAATAAACCTACGACAGCCAAGGACAATTTTGaacatcaaaacaaaaatttaaaactttcattGTGTTTTGGGTGTGAAAAAACAGTACACCAACCACAAACGCCCAAAAAATACACATTTCTTCAAGATCACCATAACACAAACATATGATAGATAATCTACATGTGATATAAAATCAAAGCGATCATGATGGTAAatcctctaatatacaacatgATTAGTCCAATCCAAGACCATGTAACTTACTTCACGAAGTAAGGAAGATCAAGAACATAGAGTAGAAAATAAGCCCAAAGGACGCCAGAAATCCCACCAAAGAAGAACCCACCACTAAACTGAGCCCACCCCTCCGCAGTCTGCAACTTGTCTGCCTCCTTCTTTCTTCCAGTTAGAGTCAAAGTTGGTGCAACTGACGGCTCACCTTCTTTAAATGTAGCAATACCATACATTGTCAGGCAAATGCTAAGGATAGTCACTAGGCCACCTGCTGCAAGTGAACCTGCTGCACCATGATAGGCTGTGTTCCGAAGCGGGCCCGTGACAGCGAATGGCCCGACCAAGAGGTATCCGTGGGCCAGCCCCACTTCGATACCACGGAGGAGCGGGCTTACGGCCGTCCGGTAGCCAGGGAGGTTGGACAGGTACCAGGCTATCAATGGGCTCGAGGTGATCGGGGTCTCCAGGCTTCCGATGAAGGGGTCCCCGTTGATGGGTTGGATCACTTGGTATGTTGGCTGCAAGTGAATCACTAtgagataaataaaaaaattcttatgTATAtgtaaaatgaagaaaaaaCAAATGAAATTTCTAGTAGCATGCATATTACATAGGCAATTTCAGTTTTACAATTTGAGTTTTACAAGTatgttataaaaaatatatattttacgtTTTTTCTGACTTTTCTGAATTTAATTATTGCATATTAGTGAGCTATATTAGTGAGCTAGAAGCTCTGATATTCATTAGCATCATCCAATATTTacattaatatttgaaatttgcTACGTTTCATATagtaaaatatatatgaattttttgTCAATTATGATCGAGTTTTAATTACATTCATGTAATTGTCGATTGTACCTTTCGAAATGTTCTGCATCGAAAAATTTTAATGGGAAATTTAAAGTTAATAGTTGCTGGCATTTTCCCAACAATTTCCGTctttcttaattaattaaagcaaGCCTATATATCACAACTTTCATTTCCATTTCC contains:
- the LOC140830916 gene encoding photosystem I reaction center subunit XI, chloroplastic-like yields the protein MASTMAVQLKSTTFGTRGLLAPPKGVPGSHFRISPSNKRSSTVKAIQAEKPTYQVIQPINGDPFIGSLETPITSSPLIAWYLSNLPGYRTAVSPLLRGIEVGLAHGYLLVGPFAVTGPLRNTAYHGAAGSLAAGGLVTILSICLTMYGIATFKEGEPSVAPTLTLTGRKKEADKLQTAEGWAQFSGGFFFGGISGVLWAYFLLYVLDLPYFVK